The proteins below are encoded in one region of Mangifera indica cultivar Alphonso unplaced genomic scaffold, CATAS_Mindica_2.1 Un_0004, whole genome shotgun sequence:
- the LOC123205397 gene encoding probable peroxygenase 5, whose translation MSFWAFSFFVVFFMASSAFSAEVEQYVPAEQDVLQRHVSFFDRNHDGIIYPSETVEGMKAIGVNPFSAQSSAALIHMAISPKTTESKLPDVKLPIVVKNIAKGKHGSDSGTYDAQGRFVPAKFEEIFSKHAHAHDDSLTSDELMEMLKANRQPNDFKGWAASFAEWKLLYNLSKDKDGLLHKDTVRAIYDGSLFYQLEKGRK comes from the exons ATGAGTTTCTGGGCTTTCTCCTTTTTCGTCGTCTTCTTCATGGCTTCTTCTGCTTTTTCTGCAGAAGTTGAACAATATGTTCCAGCAGAGCAAGATGTTCTGCAGAGACACGTTTCTTTCTTCGATCGAAATCATGACGGAATAATTTATCCTTCGGAAACCGTTGAAG GTATGAAAGCAATCGGTGTCAATCCCTTCTCGGCCCAGAGTAGTGCCGCTCTGATCCACATGGCAATCAGTCCTAAAACTACCGAG AGTAAATTACCTGATGTTAAACTCCCAATTGTGGTTAAAAATATCGCGAAAGGCAAACATGGGAGCGACTCTGGAACCTATGATGCTCAAGGAag GTTTGTTCCtgcaaaatttgaagaaatttttagtAAGCATGCGCATGCACACGATGACTCTTTAACATCGGATGAATTAATGGAAATGCTCAAGGCCAATAGACAACCTAATGATTTCAAAGGATG GGCTGCAAGTTTCGCAGAATGGAAGCTCTTGTACAATCTATCTAAAGATAAAGATGGATTATTGCATAAAGATACAGTAAGAGCTATTTATGATGGAAGTCTGTTTTACCAATTAGAGAAGGGGAGAAAATAA